The following proteins are co-located in the Spea bombifrons isolate aSpeBom1 chromosome 3, aSpeBom1.2.pri, whole genome shotgun sequence genome:
- the LOC128482703 gene encoding epoxide hydrolase 1-like has protein sequence MWRQLLEDGRSAFNDRWPHSVLVPVAVGVGGAMVGWMFCRRKAKTIEMGDGWWGSGLRPHQQSEDSGVRPFTVEVSDADIQDLHSRLDRTRFFSPLEHSHFHYGLNASHLQKIVSYWRKSFDWRRQVERINRYPHYKVTIEGLEVHFIHVKPPNLAPGQKARPLLMVHGWPGSFYEFYRILPLLTEPAKHGLNPDLVFEVICPSIPGYGFSEAPHKKGFNAVAAARIFYKLMTKLGFQEFYLQGGDWGSIITTILSQMKPESVKGLHLNMVFDPLGGLRTFLILFLGRYVPWLVGLTREDVERLYPFFEKNVYMVMRESGYLHIQATKPDTVGSALNDSPAGLAAYILEKFSTWTDPEFRHLEDGGLDRKYSMDDLLTNVMIYWLTGSITSSMRFYKENFTRNFLNSPESRTAVYVPTGIAAFPCELTHIPRVLAKQKFKNIVTYTHMPRGGHFPAMEEPELLAQDIQNFVSRVENK, from the exons ATGTGGAGGCAGCTCCTGGAAGACGGCAG GTCGGCCTTCAATGACCGTTGGCCGCACAGCGTCCTCGTCCCGGTGGCCGTCGGGGTTGGAGGCGCGATGGTCGGCTGGATGTTCTGTCGGCGGAAGGCGAAGACCATCGAGATGGGCGATGGATGGTGGGGATCGGGTCTCAGACCTCATCAGCAGAGCGAGGACTCCGGCGTGAGACCGTTCACGGTAGAAGTTTCCGATGCCGATATTCAG GATCTCCATAGCCGTTTGGACCGGACGCGCTTCTTCTCCCCTCTGGAGCATTCGCATTTCCACTACGGATTAAACGCTTCCCACCTTCAGAAGATCGTCTCCTACTGGAGGAAGAGCTTCGACTGGCGGAGGCAGGTGGAGCGCATCAATAGATACCCCCACTACAAGGTGACCATAGAAG GACTGGAGGTGCACTTTATCCACGTGAAACCCCCAAATCTTGCCCCCGGTCAGAAGGCCCGCCCCCTGCTCATGGTCCACGGTTGGCCTGGATCCTTTTATGAGTTTTACCGAATCCTCCCGCTTCTGACCGAGCCGGCCAAGCATGGTCTGAACCCCGACCTGGTCTTCGAGGTCATCTGTCCGTCCATCCCGGGTTATGGCTTCTCGGAGGCGCCGCACAAGAAAG ggtTCAATGCCGTGGCCGCTGCTAGAATTTTCTACAAACTGATGACCAAACTGGGGTTCCAAGAATTTTATCTTCAGGGTGGAGACTGGGGCAGCATAATTACCACCATCCTCTCCCAGATGAAACCAGA GTCTGTGAAGGGTCTTCACCTGAATATGGTGTTTGATCCCCTGGGAGGCCTGAGGACGTTCCTAATCCTGTTCCTGGGACGTTACGTGCCGTGGCTGGTGGGCCTGACGCGGGAGGACGTCGAGCGCCTGTATCCGTTTTTCGAGAAGAATGTGTACATGGTGATGCGAGAGTCGGGGTATCTCCACATTCAGGCCACCAAGCCGGACACCGTGG GCTCTGCTTTGAACGATTCCCCCGCCGGACTTGCTGCCTACATCCTGGAGAAGTTCTCCACCTGGACCGACCCCGAGTTCCGCCATTTAGAGGATGGAGGCCTCGACAG AAAATATTCTATGGATGATCTTCTCACCAACGTGATGATCTACTGGCTGACCGGATCCATCACCTCGTCCATGAGATTCTACAAGGAGAATTTTACCCGGAACTTTCTGAACTCTCCGGAATCGCg GACTGCCGTGTACGTCCCCACCGGCATCGCGGCCTTCCCCTGCGAACTCACTCACATCCCCCGGGTTTTGGCAAAGCAGAAGTTTAAGAACATCGTCACCTACACCCATATGCCACGAGGGGGGCATTTCCCGGCCATGGAGGAGCCGGAACTTCTCGCTCAAGACATCCAGAACTTTGTGTCCCGGGTGGAAAATAAATGA
- the LOC128482706 gene encoding uncharacterized protein LOC128482706: MTAPEIHEDELEELLIYEDLFWEYFNDFLSLPAFPVRLTYNRLTGNVQELDDLLQEKPVGYGADDLQRERTLSWLRKERLPLFRKSPLFLEYKLAKLLLRPLEAPRSLSRYRIHGYSRQSNSTALSSLTSNPPTASHHPRAPHGPPEREATPRMPSRARSSPAATGYSSEAYSLWLLEQYGDVIGRLWGALDTEVPSLGESEMIPDGEESRGAQPPAIPCSEDTETVGYG; the protein is encoded by the exons ATGACAG CTCCCGAGATCCATGAGGATGAACTGGAGGAGCTCCTTATCTACGAAGACCTTTTCTGGGAGTATTTTAACGACTTCCTGAGCCTCCCG gccTTCCCCGTGAGACTGACGTACAATCGTTTGACTGGGAACGTCCAGGAATTGGATGATCTCCTGCAGGAGAAGCCGGTGGGTTACGGGGCCGATGACCTGCAGAGAGAGAGGACTCTGTCGTGGCTGCGGAAAGAGAGGCTGCCTCTATTTAGGAA GTCCCCCCTATTCCTGGAGTATAAATTAGCCAAGTTACTGCTGCGGCCCCTGGAGGCCCCTCGTTCACTGAGTCGTTACAGAATCCATGGGTACAGTCGCCAGTCAAACAGTACGGCCTTATCCTCTCTAACCAGCAACCCCCCCACCGCCAGCCACCATCCCCGAGCCCCCCACGGCCCCCCAGAACGCGAAGCGACTCCCAGGATGCCCAGCCGCGCGCGGAGCTCGCCCGCCGCAACAG GTTACTCGTCAGAGGCGTACAGCCTGTGGCTTCTGGAGCAATATGGGGATGTGATCGGCCGTCTCTGGGGGGCTTTGGACACAGAGGTTCCGTCGCTGGGAGAGAGCG AAATGATACCCGACGGCGAGGAGTCCCGCGGGGCGCAGCCTCCAGCCATCCCATGCTCTGAGGATACGGAGACCGTCGGGTATGGCTga